One Silene latifolia isolate original U9 population chromosome 4, ASM4854445v1, whole genome shotgun sequence DNA segment encodes these proteins:
- the LOC141653351 gene encoding ribonuclease J isoform X1, protein MAALTSISICPCSLSYRPNLFNRYISCSLGPPSSVGGTSTSKVPRRRSGRLEGASKSMEDSVKRKLEQFYEGSTGPPLRVLPIGGLGEIGMNCMLVGNYDRYILIDAGIMFPDFDEFGVQKIVPDTTFIKRWSHKIEAVIITHGHEDHIGALPWVIPALDPKTPIFASSFTLELIKKRLKEFGIFVPSRLKVFRTRKRFSAGPFEIEPIRVTHSIPDCCGLVMRCADGTIFHTGDWKIDESPVDGKVFDRVALEELSKEGVTLMMSDSTNVLSPGRTISESVVADALLRQISAAKGRVITTQFASNIHRLGSVKAAADATGRKLVFVGMSLRTYLDAAWKDGKAPIDPSTLVKVEDIDAYAPKDLLIVTTGSQAEPRAALNLASFGSSHSLKLSKEDVILYSAKVIPGNETRCMKMFNRIAELGSTLIMGKNEMLHTSGHGYREELAEVLKIVKPQHFLPVHGELLFLKEHELLGKSTGIRHTTVIKNGEMLGVSHLRNRRVLSNGFISLGKENLQLMYNDGDKAFGTSAELCIDERMKIASDGIIVISMEILRPSAAEGSAEKCLKGKIRITTRCLWLDKGKLLDALHKAAHASLSSCPVNCPLSHMERTVSEVLRKVVRKYSGKRPEIIAIATENPTAVLSDEVNERLSGKSHVGFGISALRKTVDGHYKRKKTGSVVNEEDNGIVSETSTSQQDFKDGSEFDGLLTKEGDDASDFNVAGSSKKIENASDTWKSYFGSTSLTTSEMETKSYGSDSLDKMIGGESSEDESDEIAGSPSKASKSTKRNRWKPEEVKRLITLRGELDDRFKVARGRMALWEEISSSLLADGFNRTPGQCKSLWTSLVQKYEQESKRTEESNVSWPYYQEMRTILSDLGEVTNP, encoded by the exons GTACAAGCACATCAAAAGTTCCACGCAGAAGATCAGGGAGACTAGAGGGTGCTAGCAAAAGCATGGAGGATTCCGTGAAACGGAAACTAGAGCAGTTTTATGAAGGCTCCACCGGTCCACCATTACGTGTTCTACCAATTGGTGGTTTGGGTGAAATTGGAATGAACTGCATGCTTGTTGGTAATTACGATCGTTATATCCTCATTGATGCTGGTATCATGTTTCCAGA TTTTGATGAGTTTGGTGTTCAGAAGATCGTCCCAGATACCACTTTTATAAAACGATGGAGCCACAAAATAGAAGCTGTTATTATAACGCATGGGCATGAAGACCACATTGGTGCGTTGCCTTGG GTCATTCCTGCTCTTGATCCAAAGACACCAATATTTGCATCTTCTTTTACCCTGGAG CTGATCAAAAAACGTCTCAAAGAATTTGGTATCTTTGTTCCATCTAGACTGAAGGTTTTTAGAACCAGAAAGAGGTTTTCAGCTGGGCCATTTGAAATAGAGCCCATAAGGGTTACACATTCCATACCTGATTGCTGTGGATTAGTTATGCGCTGCGCTGATGGCACAATTTTTCACACTGGTGACTGGAAG ATTGACGAGTCACCCGTGGATGGCAAAGTTTTCGATCGTGTAGCATTGGAGGAGTTGTCAAAGGAAGGAGTTACCTTA ATGATGAGCGACTCAACAAATGTACTGTCACCTGGAAGGACAATTAGTGAAAGTGTGGTAGCAGATGCACTGCTCAGGCAGATTTCAGCTGCTAAAGGTCGGGTGATTACAACTCAATTTGCTTCAAACATTCACCGACTGGGGAGTGTGAAAGCAGCAGCTGATGCTACTGGTAGAAAATTG GTTTTTGTCGGAATGTCTTTGAGGACATATTTGGATGCTGCATGGAAGGATGGAAAGGCACCTATTGATCCGTCTACTTTG GTTAAGGTGGAAGATATTGATGCCTATGCTCCAAAAGACTTGCTGATTGTAACAACAGGCTCTCAA GCAGAACCACGTGCTGCTCTTAATCTTGCGTCCTTTGGGAGCAGCCATTCACTCAAATTAAGCAAGGAAGATGTTATACTATACTCTGCGAAG GTCATACCTGGGAATGAAACTCGGTGCATGAAAATGTTTAATCGTATAGCCGAACTTGGATCAACATTAATCATGGGTAAAAATGAGATGCTGCACACTTCTGGTCATGGTTACCGTGAAGAGCTG GCTGAAGTACTGAAGATCGTTAAGCCACAACATTTTCTGCCTGTTCACGGTGAGCTGTTGTTCTTAAAAGAACATGAACTGCTTGGAAAATCAACCGGTATTCGTCACACAACT GTGATAAAGAATGGGGAAATGCTAGGAGTGTCTCATTTGAGGAACAGGAGAGTTCTGTCAAATGGTTTTATTTCCTTGGGCAAAGAAAATTTACAG TTAATGTATAATGATGGTGATAAAGCATTTGGTACCTCTGCTGAACTTTGTATTGATGAAAGGATGAAAATTGCATCTGATGGTATAATTGTAATCAG CATGGAAATTTTACGCCCTAGTGCGGCAGAGGGCTCTGCTGAGAAATGCTTGAAAGGTAAAATCAGAATAACCACAAGATGCTTGTGGCTTGATAAAGGAAAGCTTTTAGATGCGCTGCACAAAGCTGCCCATGCTTCACTGTCAAGCTGTCCTGTAAATTGTCCTCTTTCGCATATGGAGCGTACGGTTTCTGAGGTACTAAGGAAAGTAGTAAGGAAATACAGTGGAAAACGACCTGAAATAATAGCTATTGCAACCGAGAATCCGACTGCAGTTCTTTCTGATGAGGTCAATGAGCGACTGTCTGGAAAATCTCATGTTGGATTTGGTATATCTGCACTGAGGAAGACAGTTGATGGACATTATAAAAGGAAAAAAACTGGCAGCGTGGTAAACGAGGAAGATAATGGTATTGTTTCTGAGACTAGCACCTCACAGCAGGATTTTAAAG ATGGTAGTGAATTTGATGGATTACTTACCAAAGAGGGTGATGATGCGTCTGATTTTAATGTTGCGGGAagttccaaaaaaattgaaaatgcaAGTGATACCTGGAAGTCATATTTTGGGTCAACTTCATTGACTACAAGTGAGATGGAGACAAAGAGTTATGGGTCGGATTCGCTAGACAAAATGATAGGTGGAGAATCTAGCGAGGATGAATCTGATGAAATAGCAGGTTCTCCGTCTAAGGCTTCAAAGTCGACAAAACGGAATAGATGGAAACCGGAAGAGGTGAAAAGGCTGATTACACTGCGTGGAGAGTTAGACGATAGATTCAAAGTAGCAAGAGGACGAATGGCACTCTGGGAGGAGATATCGTCAAGCCTATTGGCTGACGGCTTCAATCGGACACCTGGGCAGTGCAAATCATTATGGACGTCTCTAGTTCAAAAATACGAG CAGGAAAGCAAGCGTACCGAAGAGAGCAACGTTAGCTGGCCTTACTATCAAGAGATGCGCACAATTTTATCCGATTTAGGGGAAGTGACGAACCCATGA
- the LOC141653351 gene encoding ribonuclease J isoform X2: MAALTSISICPCSLSYRPNLFNRYISCSLGPPSSVGGTSTSKVPRRRSGRLEGASKSMEDSVKRKLEQFYEGSTGPPLRVLPIGGLGEIGMNCMLVGNYDRYILIDAGIMFPDFDEFGVQKIVPDTTFIKRWSHKIEAVIITHGHEDHIGALPWVIPALDPKTPIFASSFTLELIKKRLKEFGIFVPSRLKVFRTRKRFSAGPFEIEPIRVTHSIPDCCGLVMRCADGTIFHTGDWKIDESPVDGKVFDRVALEELSKEGVTLMMSDSTNVLSPGRTISESVVADALLRQISAAKGRVITTQFASNIHRLGSVKAAADATGRKLVFVGMSLRTYLDAAWKDGKAPIDPSTLVKVEDIDAYAPKDLLIVTTGSQAEPRAALNLASFGSSHSLKLSKEDVILYSAKVIPGNETRCMKMFNRIAELGSTLIMGKNEMLHTSGHGYREELAEVLKIVKPQHFLPVHGELLFLKEHELLGKSTGIRHTTVIKNGEMLGVSHLRNRRVLSNGFISLGKENLQLMYNDGDKAFGTSAELCIDERMKIASDGIIVISMEILRPSAAEGSAEKCLKGKIRITTRCLWLDKGKLLDALHKAAHASLSSCPVNCPLSHMERTVSEVLRKVVRKYSGKRPEIIAIATENPTAVLSDEVNERLSGKSHVGFGISALRKTVDGHYKRKKTGSVVNEEDNGIVSETSTSQQDFKDGSEFDGLLTKEGDDASDFNVAGSSKKIENASDTWKSYFGSTSLTTSEMETKSYGSDSLDKMIGGESSEDESDEIAGSPSKASKSTKRNRWKPEEVKRLITLRGELDDRFKVARGRMALWEEISSSLLADGFNRTPGQCKSLWTSLVQKYEESKRTEESNVSWPYYQEMRTILSDLGEVTNP; this comes from the exons GTACAAGCACATCAAAAGTTCCACGCAGAAGATCAGGGAGACTAGAGGGTGCTAGCAAAAGCATGGAGGATTCCGTGAAACGGAAACTAGAGCAGTTTTATGAAGGCTCCACCGGTCCACCATTACGTGTTCTACCAATTGGTGGTTTGGGTGAAATTGGAATGAACTGCATGCTTGTTGGTAATTACGATCGTTATATCCTCATTGATGCTGGTATCATGTTTCCAGA TTTTGATGAGTTTGGTGTTCAGAAGATCGTCCCAGATACCACTTTTATAAAACGATGGAGCCACAAAATAGAAGCTGTTATTATAACGCATGGGCATGAAGACCACATTGGTGCGTTGCCTTGG GTCATTCCTGCTCTTGATCCAAAGACACCAATATTTGCATCTTCTTTTACCCTGGAG CTGATCAAAAAACGTCTCAAAGAATTTGGTATCTTTGTTCCATCTAGACTGAAGGTTTTTAGAACCAGAAAGAGGTTTTCAGCTGGGCCATTTGAAATAGAGCCCATAAGGGTTACACATTCCATACCTGATTGCTGTGGATTAGTTATGCGCTGCGCTGATGGCACAATTTTTCACACTGGTGACTGGAAG ATTGACGAGTCACCCGTGGATGGCAAAGTTTTCGATCGTGTAGCATTGGAGGAGTTGTCAAAGGAAGGAGTTACCTTA ATGATGAGCGACTCAACAAATGTACTGTCACCTGGAAGGACAATTAGTGAAAGTGTGGTAGCAGATGCACTGCTCAGGCAGATTTCAGCTGCTAAAGGTCGGGTGATTACAACTCAATTTGCTTCAAACATTCACCGACTGGGGAGTGTGAAAGCAGCAGCTGATGCTACTGGTAGAAAATTG GTTTTTGTCGGAATGTCTTTGAGGACATATTTGGATGCTGCATGGAAGGATGGAAAGGCACCTATTGATCCGTCTACTTTG GTTAAGGTGGAAGATATTGATGCCTATGCTCCAAAAGACTTGCTGATTGTAACAACAGGCTCTCAA GCAGAACCACGTGCTGCTCTTAATCTTGCGTCCTTTGGGAGCAGCCATTCACTCAAATTAAGCAAGGAAGATGTTATACTATACTCTGCGAAG GTCATACCTGGGAATGAAACTCGGTGCATGAAAATGTTTAATCGTATAGCCGAACTTGGATCAACATTAATCATGGGTAAAAATGAGATGCTGCACACTTCTGGTCATGGTTACCGTGAAGAGCTG GCTGAAGTACTGAAGATCGTTAAGCCACAACATTTTCTGCCTGTTCACGGTGAGCTGTTGTTCTTAAAAGAACATGAACTGCTTGGAAAATCAACCGGTATTCGTCACACAACT GTGATAAAGAATGGGGAAATGCTAGGAGTGTCTCATTTGAGGAACAGGAGAGTTCTGTCAAATGGTTTTATTTCCTTGGGCAAAGAAAATTTACAG TTAATGTATAATGATGGTGATAAAGCATTTGGTACCTCTGCTGAACTTTGTATTGATGAAAGGATGAAAATTGCATCTGATGGTATAATTGTAATCAG CATGGAAATTTTACGCCCTAGTGCGGCAGAGGGCTCTGCTGAGAAATGCTTGAAAGGTAAAATCAGAATAACCACAAGATGCTTGTGGCTTGATAAAGGAAAGCTTTTAGATGCGCTGCACAAAGCTGCCCATGCTTCACTGTCAAGCTGTCCTGTAAATTGTCCTCTTTCGCATATGGAGCGTACGGTTTCTGAGGTACTAAGGAAAGTAGTAAGGAAATACAGTGGAAAACGACCTGAAATAATAGCTATTGCAACCGAGAATCCGACTGCAGTTCTTTCTGATGAGGTCAATGAGCGACTGTCTGGAAAATCTCATGTTGGATTTGGTATATCTGCACTGAGGAAGACAGTTGATGGACATTATAAAAGGAAAAAAACTGGCAGCGTGGTAAACGAGGAAGATAATGGTATTGTTTCTGAGACTAGCACCTCACAGCAGGATTTTAAAG ATGGTAGTGAATTTGATGGATTACTTACCAAAGAGGGTGATGATGCGTCTGATTTTAATGTTGCGGGAagttccaaaaaaattgaaaatgcaAGTGATACCTGGAAGTCATATTTTGGGTCAACTTCATTGACTACAAGTGAGATGGAGACAAAGAGTTATGGGTCGGATTCGCTAGACAAAATGATAGGTGGAGAATCTAGCGAGGATGAATCTGATGAAATAGCAGGTTCTCCGTCTAAGGCTTCAAAGTCGACAAAACGGAATAGATGGAAACCGGAAGAGGTGAAAAGGCTGATTACACTGCGTGGAGAGTTAGACGATAGATTCAAAGTAGCAAGAGGACGAATGGCACTCTGGGAGGAGATATCGTCAAGCCTATTGGCTGACGGCTTCAATCGGACACCTGGGCAGTGCAAATCATTATGGACGTCTCTAGTTCAAAAATACGAG GAAAGCAAGCGTACCGAAGAGAGCAACGTTAGCTGGCCTTACTATCAAGAGATGCGCACAATTTTATCCGATTTAGGGGAAGTGACGAACCCATGA
- the LOC141653352 gene encoding GDSL esterase/lipase At3g62280, giving the protein MHGPYLTLFLQINPASLLIIIILPHICHKLLPSCQFERNKKISVMMLSQKLRLNELKLERGSCIHIHRQGGLAADHKMGKGINSNLIQTLIILLVILAVKGNAVKGSPILVNFGDSNSDTGGVLAATGLPIGLPHGITFFHRGTGRLADGRLIIDFFCEHLKLNYLSPYLDSLSPNFRDGVNFAISGATLLPKFVPFALDIQVRQFIRFRNRSLELVSQGSKDLIDEHGLRSALYTIDIGQNDLLMALYASNLTYDPVALKIPLFLEEIRLAVETLYQSGGRRFWMHNTGPLGCQPKELALHPHKSSDLDRFGCLSLHNKVAKTFNKGLRTLTEELRPVYKDAVIVYVDVYSIKYSLSAHPQKYGFKDPFAACCGRGEPYRYDRNATCGQPGYNICNNVSQSIVWDGVHYTEAANNVVASKIFSGHYSTPSVKLEQFWNSDNIEPKPH; this is encoded by the exons ATGCATGGACCATACTTGACTTTGTTTTTACAAATCAATCCTGcctctttattaataataataatattgcctcatatttgtcataaattattacCTAGTTGCCAatttgaaagaaataaaaaaatctcTGTTATGATGTTATCTCAAAAACTACGCCTAAACGAGTTGAAACTAGAGCGGGGCAGTTGTATACATATACATCGACAAGGAGGATTGGCTGCCGACCATAAGATGGGCAAAGGCATTAATAGTAACCTCATCCAAACACTTATTATATTGTTGGTGATCCTAGCAGTTAAGGGGAATGCAGTAAAAGGGAGtcccattcttgtcaatttcGGAGACTCCAATTCAGACACAGGAGGTGTATTAGCTGCCACTGGCCTTCCTATTGGACTACCCCATGGCATCACTTTTTTCCACAGGGGCACTGGCCGTCTCGCTGATGGCCGTCTTATCATTGATTTCTTCT GTGAACATTTGAAGCTCAACTATCTAAGCCCTTATTTGGATTCTCTGTCCCCAAATTTCAGGGATGGGGTTAACTTTGCTATCAGTGGTGCCACCCTCCTTCCCAAATTTGTTCCCTTTGCACTGGATATTCAAGTTAGACAGTTCATTCGCTTTAGGAATCGCTCTCTTGAGCTCGTCTCACAAG GGTCAAAGGACCTTATAGATGAACACGGGCTTCGTAGTGCACTCTATACGATTGACATTGGACAAAACGATCTTCTTATGGCTCTCTATGCATCAAACCTAACCTATGATCCAGTCGCGCTCAAGATCCCTCTCTTCCTTGAAGAAATCAGATTAGCTGTGGAG ACGCTGTACCAAAGCGGTGGGCGGAGATTTTGGATGCACAACACAGGGCCCTTAGGGTGCCAACCCAAAGAACTGGCCCTACATCCACATAAAAGCAGCGACCTTGATCGTTTTGGATGCCTGAGTCTGCACAACAAGGTAGCAAAAACATTTAATAAGGGGCTTCGCACGCTTACTGAAGAGCTAAGGCCAGTGTATAAGGATGCTGTGATTGTTTATGTGGACGTGTATTCCATTAAGTACAGCCTGTCTGCCCATCCTCAGAAATACG GGTTTAAGGATCCATTTGCAGCATGCTGCGGTCGTGGGGAACCGTACAGATACGACAGGAATGCGACATGTGGGCAGCCAGGGTATAATATCTGCAACAATGTGTCACAGTCCATAGTGTGGGATGGAGTTCATTACACTGAAGCTGCAAACAACGTCGTCGCATCCAAGATCTTTTCAGGACATTATTCAACACCCAGTGTCAAACTTGAGCAGTTCTGGAATTCTGATAATATTGAACCAAAACCTCACTAA